A window from Hymenobacter volaticus encodes these proteins:
- a CDS encoding right-handed parallel beta-helix repeat-containing protein — translation MSFSASAKTYYVSATGNDSDAGTSIKKAWKSIEKVNNASFKAGDQILFEGGRGFEGAIWVRSFIQGSAAQPLIFGSYGASRARIISGSTYGFYAENTGGIELHNLEFIGSGQLTNTNSGVVFHLDLANTHLQHVVLDNLSVQGYRDRGISIGSANGSSGYDQVRVTRCVMSANGEAGLGSYAQVLAAHHDWYIGSCQAFDNTGRADITTTHTGSGIVLSGVDGALIERCEAHHNGALNANANGGPVGIWGWNCNNLVIQYCESHHNQTGTTKDGGGFDLDGGCTNSVLQYNYSHDNDGPGYLVAQYEGAPLSTT, via the coding sequence TTGTCTTTCTCTGCATCAGCCAAAACTTACTATGTCAGTGCAACCGGCAATGATTCCGATGCGGGTACTTCCATCAAGAAGGCGTGGAAATCCATTGAAAAAGTAAACAACGCATCGTTTAAAGCCGGTGACCAGATTCTGTTTGAGGGCGGCCGTGGTTTTGAAGGCGCTATTTGGGTGCGCAGCTTTATCCAAGGGTCAGCCGCTCAGCCGCTCATTTTTGGCTCGTACGGGGCAAGTCGGGCCCGCATCATCAGCGGCAGCACGTATGGCTTCTACGCCGAAAACACCGGCGGTATTGAGTTGCACAACCTGGAATTCATTGGGTCGGGGCAACTCACCAACACCAATTCCGGCGTAGTCTTTCACCTCGACCTCGCCAATACTCATTTGCAACACGTGGTGCTCGACAACCTCAGCGTGCAGGGCTACCGCGACCGAGGCATTTCCATTGGTAGTGCAAACGGAAGCAGCGGCTACGACCAAGTGAGGGTTACGCGTTGCGTTATGTCGGCCAACGGCGAGGCGGGCCTAGGCTCTTACGCCCAAGTTCTAGCTGCCCACCACGATTGGTATATAGGCTCTTGCCAAGCCTTCGACAACACCGGCCGCGCCGATATAACTACTACGCATACCGGCAGCGGCATCGTGCTATCGGGTGTCGATGGGGCTTTAATTGAACGTTGCGAAGCTCATCACAACGGCGCACTTAATGCCAACGCCAACGGTGGACCGGTGGGTATCTGGGGCTGGAACTGCAATAACCTCGTTATTCAATACTGCGAGTCGCACCACAACCAGACCGGCACCACTAAAGACGGTGGGGGCTTCGACTTAGACGGAGGCTGCACCAACTCGGTGCTGCAATACAACTACTCGCACGACAACGACGGCCCAGGTTACCTTGTGGCGCAGTACGAAGGCGCCCCCCTCTCCACGACGTGA
- a CDS encoding rhodanese-like domain-containing protein yields the protein MKGAANLNFRAPDFGEQVAKLDKEQTYVLYCASGNRSGQTLKLMEEAGFKNVVNAGGFKDLKAAGLPTE from the coding sequence GTGAAAGGGGCTGCAAACTTGAACTTCCGGGCCCCCGACTTCGGCGAGCAGGTAGCTAAGCTCGATAAAGAGCAAACTTACGTTCTGTACTGCGCTTCCGGCAACCGCAGCGGCCAAACGTTGAAGCTGATGGAAGAGGCTGGCTTCAAGAATGTTGTGAATGCAGGCGGTTTCAAAGACCTGAAAGCTGCGGGGCTACCAACAGAGTAA
- a CDS encoding DUF4920 domain-containing protein translates to MTTKILVLAATLASLSACQSTPATDAATASKPATETAAALQGKTYGAAVTVEGAKPLSELKQVLGNQDSAKVKLVGTADAVCQAKGCWLTMKTPEGQEMRVRFKDYAFFVPKDIAGKTVVINGWAHREEVPVSDLQHYAKDAGKSAQEVAAITKPEEQLNFEADGVLITDKM, encoded by the coding sequence ATGACTACCAAGATTCTTGTACTGGCTGCTACCCTAGCTTCGTTAAGTGCCTGCCAGTCTACTCCGGCTACCGATGCGGCCACTGCCAGCAAGCCCGCCACCGAAACGGCGGCCGCGCTGCAAGGCAAAACGTATGGCGCCGCAGTGACGGTCGAGGGTGCCAAGCCGCTTTCCGAGCTCAAGCAGGTATTAGGCAACCAAGACTCGGCCAAGGTGAAGCTGGTAGGCACCGCCGACGCGGTCTGCCAAGCCAAAGGCTGTTGGCTAACCATGAAAACGCCCGAAGGCCAGGAAATGCGGGTCCGCTTCAAAGACTACGCCTTCTTCGTTCCCAAAGACATAGCCGGCAAAACTGTAGTCATAAATGGCTGGGCCCACCGCGAGGAAGTGCCCGTCTCGGATTTGCAGCACTACGCCAAAGACGCTGGTAAATCAGCGCAGGAAGTAGCTGCCATTACCAAGCCCGAGGAGCAATTGAACTTCGAGGCCGACGGCGTGCTGATAACCGACAAAATGTAG
- a CDS encoding TapB family protein, whose product MQFPSLFSLLAVQGLALTLSSTQAQDTSSTTQHALPINTLTELAIATPSANQAFGMADNTELIYQIKDAGGKPAGELRQRVVTLSTTERKESKKVVVPENITTLKSGLYSNKNLLVRLQDLTFRSRRDTCFTDGLADLDADALRRFRDRKMAYSPAPVAWPNQPTVGTTLPDGGINVQVSSSVVNIATVSTMLRKRHVVSGPSALTTPAGTFNCYKVEAVRESATVPRPDMAMRTSVKQVDYYAPGVGIVRTEIYGKNGKVAQVRELAARNISAE is encoded by the coding sequence ATGCAATTCCCTTCTCTTTTCTCGCTATTAGCTGTTCAGGGTCTGGCACTTACCTTATCAAGCACGCAGGCTCAAGACACGTCTTCCACCACTCAACACGCGCTGCCCATCAACACCCTCACGGAGTTGGCCATAGCTACGCCTTCCGCCAATCAAGCGTTTGGTATGGCCGACAACACCGAGCTTATTTATCAAATAAAGGATGCGGGCGGTAAGCCAGCAGGCGAGTTGCGACAGCGGGTCGTAACGTTGAGTACTACTGAGCGGAAGGAAAGCAAAAAAGTTGTCGTACCGGAAAACATTACCACACTGAAAAGCGGCCTCTATTCCAACAAGAATCTGTTGGTACGGCTGCAGGACCTAACCTTCCGCAGCCGCCGCGACACCTGTTTCACCGACGGCCTCGCCGACTTAGATGCGGATGCCCTGCGCCGCTTCCGCGACCGGAAAATGGCTTACTCTCCTGCGCCTGTTGCTTGGCCCAATCAGCCCACAGTAGGAACTACGCTCCCCGATGGGGGCATCAACGTGCAGGTTAGTAGCTCGGTGGTGAATATTGCCACGGTTAGTACGATGCTCCGTAAGCGGCACGTCGTGAGCGGGCCTTCGGCATTGACCACGCCAGCGGGCACGTTCAACTGCTATAAGGTGGAAGCTGTGCGCGAGAGTGCCACCGTACCCCGCCCCGACATGGCCATGCGCACTAGCGTGAAGCAAGTAGATTATTATGCTCCCGGAGTAGGCATCGTGCGCACCGAAATCTATGGCAAGAATGGCAAGGTGGCGCAAGTACGCGAGTTAGCAGCTCGCAACATCAGTGCGGAATAG
- a CDS encoding cytochrome c oxidase subunit III, whose product MNSDKERKDKVGANRPPSAFQRMERVPPMLMMLYLAMAGIGVLFLFLVVAYAQTRYMADLPRGLHPFPKFFSISTIVLLISSYTLAQAPRIYRADDVVNLTRCLGATLLLGCIFAGLQVLGWRELVAQGVTFRGVENHTFATGSYIYLISALHVAHLLGECCFCWLCCCARSMPLATRFVPWFLFVTRTAACNCAS is encoded by the coding sequence ATGAATTCCGATAAAGAACGTAAAGATAAAGTAGGGGCTAACCGACCGCCCTCCGCCTTCCAGCGCATGGAGCGCGTACCGCCCATGCTGATGATGCTTTATCTGGCTATGGCTGGCATTGGAGTGTTGTTTTTGTTTCTGGTGGTGGCGTATGCGCAAACCCGTTACATGGCCGACTTGCCCCGCGGACTGCATCCCTTTCCCAAGTTTTTTTCAATTAGTACCATCGTGCTACTGATTAGTAGCTATACGTTGGCCCAGGCGCCGCGCATTTATCGCGCCGATGATGTGGTGAACCTGACGCGTTGCCTTGGCGCTACGTTGTTGCTAGGGTGCATTTTTGCGGGTCTGCAAGTGCTTGGCTGGCGCGAGTTGGTAGCGCAGGGCGTCACGTTTCGGGGTGTAGAAAACCACACTTTCGCTACGGGTAGCTACATCTACCTAATTTCAGCGCTGCACGTAGCCCACTTGCTCGGGGAATGTTGTTTTTGTTGGCTTTGCTGTTGCGCACGCTCCATGCCTCTCGCGACGCGGTTCGTACCCTGGTTTTTATTCGTAACCCGTACCGCCGCCTGCAACTGCGCCTCCTGA
- a CDS encoding gliding motility-associated C-terminal domain-containing protein, producing MSFRPTNGNGRAAATFRWDANCAATALPDQTLEVTFQLQETTCRPGPQTRVVRFKLVQSESVEFTPANIFTPNGDNLNATFRIPELPADFCDSRFATIKIFSRWGNLVYESKDRNFSWDGGKQAAGVYYYLIEYTDGRKYKGPITLER from the coding sequence ATGAGTTTCCGCCCCACCAATGGCAATGGGCGCGCGGCGGCCACCTTCCGCTGGGATGCCAACTGCGCTGCCACCGCCCTACCCGACCAGACACTGGAGGTTACGTTTCAACTGCAAGAAACCACTTGCCGGCCGGGCCCGCAGACGCGCGTTGTCCGCTTCAAGCTAGTGCAGTCGGAATCGGTTGAGTTTACGCCGGCCAACATCTTTACCCCTAACGGCGACAACCTCAACGCCACCTTCAGAATCCCCGAACTGCCGGCTGATTTCTGCGACTCGCGCTTTGCCACCATTAAAATATTCTCGCGCTGGGGCAATTTGGTTTACGAGTCCAAGGACCGCAATTTCAGCTGGGACGGGGGCAAACAAGCGGCGGGGGTGTATTATTACCTAATCGAGTACACCGACGGCCGCAAATACAAAGGACCTATTACGCTAGAACGTTAA